One Blastocatellia bacterium genomic window, GGATCGCTTCCAGCCGGGCCTGAACCGATCCGTCGTAAACTTCGCTGTTCAGGCGCAGTTGGACGCCGCTGATGAGCTGATTATTGATGGTCTGGTGGAGGCGCACCGTTTTTCCCGTCGTGCGTTCGAGCTGCTGCCGAAGAGCCTCCGTTTCAGCATCAGTCAACGGGTGAGCGGAGCAGACAGTGACATGGATGACCCCCAGGCGGGCATCAATCTCCTGAGAAAACGCCCGAACAATCGCCTCCAGGTCATGCAGCCGCCCATGCCGCAGGACGACACGAAGAAAATGAGCGGTGGTGGGATGAGGCTTCATCCGCTCGATGAGCGTCTCCAGAAGCCGTTCC contains:
- the atpH gene encoding ATP synthase F1 subunit delta; the encoded protein is MIPLKVARRYARALADVVWPRGEYGIVQQELQTWAELLRETLSLREVFAHPVIDRPRKERLLETLIERMKPHPTTAHFLRVVLRHGRLHDLEAIVRAFSQEIDARLGVIHVTVCSAHPLTDAETEALRQQLERTTGKTVRLHQTINNQLISGVQLRLNSEVYDGSVQARLEAIRRQLLAST